The Lytechinus pictus isolate F3 Inbred chromosome 15, Lp3.0, whole genome shotgun sequence genome contains a region encoding:
- the LOC129277965 gene encoding uncharacterized protein LOC129277965: protein MINVRLREAEANAELIELRQRVSGLDIKNQELITNNSLIQAESNHRVEELKDRIMELKREVAVFKKRERLRSGEKAADIEREIEQDPELLQREQRVLEDEANQEEVMGIDISIIESDNDEDIIAEISDEEVLPKDEPPHSPLERKESTV from the exons ATGATCAACGTAAGGTTAAGAGAAGCAGAAGCCAATGCAGAATTGATTGAACTCAGGCAACGGGTTTCAGGCCTTGATATTAAG AATCAAGAGCTGATCACTAATAACTCATTAATACAAGCTGAGAGTAATCACAGGGTTGAAGAACTCAAAGATAGAATCATGGAGTTAAAGAGAGAG GTGGCTGTCTTCAAAAAGCGAGAGAGGCTACGATCAGGAGAAAAGGCTGCTGACATCGAACGCGAGATCGAGCAAGATCCTGAGCTTCTACAACGCGAGCAACGAGTCCTGGAGGATGAAGCCAACCAAGAGGAGGTGATGGGCATCGATATCTCCATCATCGAGTCCGACAACGATGAGGACATCATCGCTGAGATCTCTGATGAGGAGGTCTTGCCGAAGGATGAACCACCTCACTCTCCTctagaaaggaaagaaagcaCTGTATGA